The Chiloscyllium plagiosum isolate BGI_BamShark_2017 chromosome 38, ASM401019v2, whole genome shotgun sequence genome segment gggaatctgaaacaaaaggatTCCTAACTTCAACACGCTGGGAATCTGAAAAGTCAGAAACGCAGGGACAAAACAAGACActgccagaggctggaaatctgaaacaaaaaaattaaacagaaaaccTGGAAGATTCTGGAAgcgtgaaacaaaaaaaaggctgGAGGTACTGGGAATATAAAAACGACAGGCATGGAAAAGCATGGaatatgctgaaaatctgaaacaaaactacAGAAAGGCTGGAAGATTCTGGAATTCTGAAGCAACAGACAGGGAAAACCTGCAAGATCCTGGATATGTGAAACAGACAGACATGGAAAACCTGGACGGTTAtggaaattttaaacaaacaggcACGGAAAACCTGGAAGATATTAGAAATGTGACATCAGAGAAACCACTGCGGACACTCAGTGAGCATCTGTAGAAGCAGGGCAAAGCAATAATTaaaaagttaacaaaaaaaaacattgtgctGCTGTGCTATAGTTGTTGTTTTGCAGATGCTTTCTGAGAGCTTGTGTTCCAGAACAAACTGTCCCAGGGACAGAGGGAGGCTGCAGTGCGCAGGCGCGGATTGGGGGAGAAATAGTTACATGCTTATGGAACGTGAGGAACGTGCGGCGTGCTCTGATTGGCGGAATCACCGGCTCCTTGTATCTATTCCGCGCCCTATATGGGGAAGGGGCGGGGCCACGGCCTAGGGGGCGGGGTTAGAATCCGTCTCTATATAAGGCCGAGCCTGCGGTATTTTCTGCGCACTCCGCAGCTCGGAGCCGGTTGTAGATGTGTGGCTTTTGAAGTCCCCTACAGTCTGGGTCTCTGAGCGGTTTCCCCCCTCCACGGTACCGGGCAGCGTACGCCTCCTCCTTTTACCCTCCCGTCTCggcttctcctcctcctccagtgtgtGACAATGTGTCACGGCCGTGCGGTAGCCCCTCCGGCCCCACTGCCGTCTCCCACTCCGTCCTCCTCGTCTTGGGGCAAGCTTCTGCAGAGGATCGCCGACCTGACCTCCGGCTCCCCACCTCCGACAGCGGCCCCATTCCCTCCTAAAGCGGCTGAGGGCCAGCCCGCACTGGACTCGGACAGCGGTGAGTGCACATtgctttattttctcccttttaaatgtcTCCGGGTTTTCCTAAATCTTCACACCCAGTCTCCCTTGAACAGTCGTGTTATTTTgacattaagttttttttaatattgggtTTTCTTTTAAGTCTTAATTTCATTCCCCTAATCTCCtatcttaaaataaaaacaacagtTAAATGTCCTTCCCTACTACTTGAGTTTGACTTGTTTAGCATTAACTTTATATTTATCTCCCCATTGTTGTAATCCTTGGCTTGAATGTATTAAATGCATGCATTCTTACTTTAATGCACCCTTATTCCATGCTAGAGGAGCTGTCTGCTGTTAACTTCAGATCTGTaaatgtgcagggttacatgCCCTAACATGCCTTTAAATTGCTTAGGCTATCCAGTGTCCTATACAGAGGGAATAAAACTCAAATTAACACCAGACTGAAGATATTCAGGGAGTAGGGGTACATTATGAAACTTCTATAGCAAATGTGCACGATAATTGCTCCCCTTACCTGAGGTTTAATGATCGTTTTCACTACTCTTAAACGACAGACAAAATCAAGGTGTCAAGTTAAAGTTGAAAGTTAATATCCCACTTCCCTGTTATTTGATTGTAagctgttctctttttttttgccctgGTTTTGATGGTTTGtcacccctccccatctctccctgCAGATTACGGTAGTTTGGATTCAGACAGTGACTCCCTCACTGATGATCCCTACGAGGAGTTCTTGTGCGCCGATGTGATGCAGCTGATCGAGCAGAGCCTGAGCGATGCCAAGCGCGGCGCCCTCCGCTGCTTCAAGCTGCTCATCCCCGACCGGCTGACGGCGCAAGTGGCCGAGGAGCTGCTGCGGCTAGCGGCGGGCGAGCCGTGCGGCCTGCGGGGAGCGGTGCTCCACCTCAGCGTCGAGGAGCCGGGCGGCTGCAAGGACGTGGACCGCATCGTGGTGGACGCCAGCCTGCCGCCGACCTTCGAGctgaccctggtgctgaggctgGAGGCCGGCCTGTGGTCTCGGATCCAGGACCTGCTGAGTTCGGGCCCCTCGTTCACCCCGGGTTACAGCCAGGCTCTCCGGCTCAGCCCCCACTTCACCATCATCAAGAGGAAGCTGTATAGCTCCACTGGCCTCTTCATCGAGGAATGCTGAGACAGATGGGTAACAGCAGGAGGACACTCAACTCACAGACCAACCGGCCCAGAGTCTCTCCTGGACCGCGAATATCTGATTCCAGTCACTCATTCATTCACCAGGCCTCACCTGCACAGTCAAACTGGGACAAAAGTTACTGGATACGAACTTTGTACACAAGTTGCTT includes the following:
- the ddit4 gene encoding DNA damage-inducible transcript 4 protein — its product is MCHGRAVAPPAPLPSPTPSSSSWGKLLQRIADLTSGSPPPTAAPFPPKAAEGQPALDSDSDYGSLDSDSDSLTDDPYEEFLCADVMQLIEQSLSDAKRGALRCFKLLIPDRLTAQVAEELLRLAAGEPCGLRGAVLHLSVEEPGGCKDVDRIVVDASLPPTFELTLVLRLEAGLWSRIQDLLSSGPSFTPGYSQALRLSPHFTIIKRKLYSSTGLFIEEC